A single Triticum dicoccoides isolate Atlit2015 ecotype Zavitan chromosome 2A, WEW_v2.0, whole genome shotgun sequence DNA region contains:
- the LOC119356537 gene encoding probable CDP-diacylglycerol--inositol 3-phosphatidyltransferase 2, which yields MAQPPAKKTLSVYLYIPNIIGYFRIIINFIAFAVCYTNRTLFAILYFFSFFCDGLDGWFARRFNQASTFGAVLDMVTDRVSTACLLALLSQFYRPGLVFILLLGLDITSHWFQMYSSFLSGKTSHKDVKHTGNGLLKLYYGYRPFMAFCCVASEVLYIILFLYADAKSTSLLNTCRGILKESPLVVFMFISTLIGWALKQVINVIQMKTAADACVAYDLKRGK from the exons ATGGCGCAGCCTCCAGCTAAAAAGACGCTGTCGGTGTACCTGTACATCCCTAACATCATTG GATATTTCAGGATCATCATAAACTTCATTGCATTTGCTGTGTGCTATACCAACAGAACACTCTTTGCTATCCTGTACTTCTTCAG CTTCTTCTGTGATGGCTTGGATGGTTGGTTTGCGAGGAGGTTCAATCAAG CATCAACATTTGGAGCTGTGTTGGACATGGTAACAGATAG GGTTAGCACTGCTTGTTTGTTGGCGCTTCTCTCACAGTTTTACAG ACCTGGCTTGGTTTTCATACTGTTACTTGGGTTGGACATCACAAGCCACTGGTTTCAAATGTACAG TTCTTTCCTATCAGGTAAGACTAGCCACAAGGATGTGAAGCACACAGGCAATGGGCTTTTGAAGTTATATTATGGATATCGGCCGTTCATGGCGTTCTGTTGTGTTGCTTCTGAG GTTCTGTACATTATCCTGTTTCTCTATGCTGACGCGAAGTCCACAAGCTTGCTTAAT ACGTGCAGAGGTATTCTGAAGGAAAGTCCCCTCGTTGTCTTCATGTTCATTTCAACTCTAATTGGGTGGGCACTCAAACAAGTGATCAATGTCATCCAG ATGAAAACAGCTGCAGATGCTTGTGTGGCGTACGATTTGAAAAGAGGCAAGTGA
- the LOC119356539 gene encoding histone H4 — MSGRGKGGKGLGKGGAKRHRKVLRDNIQGITKPAIRRLARRGGVKRISGLIYEETRGVLKIFLENVIRDAVTYTEHARRKTVTAMDVVYALKRQGRTLYGFGG, encoded by the coding sequence ATGTCCGGCCGCGGCAAGGGCGGGAAGGGTCTGGGCAAGGGCGGCGCCAAGCGCCACCGGAAGGTGCTGCGGGACAACATCCAGGGCATCACGAAGCCGGCGATCCGGCGgctggcgcggcggggcggcgtgaagcgcatctcggggctcatctacgaggagacccgcggcgtgctcaagatcttcctcgagaacgTCATCCGCGACGCCGTCACCTACACCGAGCACGCCCGCCGCAAGACCGTCACCGCCATGGACGTCGTCTACGCGCTCAAGCGACAGGGCCGCACCCTCTACGGCTTCGGCGgctga
- the LOC119356538 gene encoding pollen-specific leucine-rich repeat extensin-like protein 2 isoform X1: protein MDFTAPSFSLGLDLDDPTPADADDGGDPREEARGYEAPDAPSFSLGLDFECYDDDDGDEPRIPAGGRSEGVAQRYEAPDAPSFSLGLGFDDDDGGAGEPQIPAGARREERPRRYEAPDAPSFSLGLDDDDDGGGASEPHHLPAGGRRKEQAPRYEAPDAPSFSLGLDDDDDFAGGTLDPDPLPPQPETNRLKRLRRGPAPGYEAPDAPSFSLGIDDDDNFVAGGALDPDPLPPQPETNRLKRLRRGPAPRSMAPPPPPLPPPPPPRAAPPLATEASPDFSRKAAPLGDIGSYEDEIEDFSDEEPPRGMTPSVGSCRTSSNSKFSLLNRSVLMTQSTSKAKTTKSTPMSNSVASKPLEESCTKKLLPKITISPLRKIYFVDSDTDSDDNRKQSKPKKPMSPIKKRQESVHKYMQKKPVSQQNSKSEGSTVVQKSEDILKDSWATPALDDFCSEYFKSVQHSTPSQQTKTNSFSGSKVSRPYSSVSEIGEHFQHESTSTGVVLEENLTDNHPPAMHYFCHRDQMVQNLVRERLKHFVPIGAGTSEGNEYIVEENLNYSRSQFGQSSGANDRWVTPNSRTSVPTDFGKRRVHAGGSQSGSGHWFTGEDGRKVYVSKNGQELTGRDAYKQYRKESGKGFRNFKKKKSTVKKEGSARAKRGSSTANKASSSSTAKRSSGAKRKR from the exons ATGGATTTCACGGCCCCCTCCTTCTCCCTCGGCCTCGACCTCGACGACCCGACCcccgccgacgccgacgacggaGGCGACCCGCGCGAGGAGGCGCGAGGGTACGAGGCGCCCGACGCGCCGTCCTTCTCTCTGGGTCTCGATTTCGAGTgctacgacgacgacgacggcgacgagccCCGGATCCCTGCCGGGGGCCGCTCTGAGGGGGTCGCGCAACGGTACGAGGCGCCTGACGCCCCCTCGTTCTCGCTCGGCCTCGGcttcgacgacgacgacgggggCGCCGGCGAGCCCCAGATCCCCGCTGGAGCCCGCCGGGAGGAGCGGCCGCGGCGTTACGAGGCGCCCGACGCGCCCTCGTTCTCCCTCGGattggacgacgacgacgacggggggGGAGCCAGCGAACCCCACCACCTCCCCGCTGGAGGCCGCCGGAAGGAGCAGGCGCCGCGCTACGAGGCGCCCGACGCGCCCTCGTTCTCCCTCGgactcgacgacgacgacgactttgCCGGCGGAACCCTTGACCCGGACCCCCTGCCTCCGCAACCGGAGACGAATCGACTGAAGAGGTTGCGGAGGGGTCCTGCGCCGGGTTACGAGGCGCCCGACGCGCCCTCGTTCTCACTCGGAATCGACGACGACGACAACTTCGTTGCCGGCGGAGCCCTTGACCCGGACCCCCTGCCTCCGCAGCCGGAGACGAATCGACTGAAGAGGTTGCGGAGAGGCCCTGCACCGCGTTCtatggcgcctcctcctcctcctcttcctcctcctcctcctcctagggcAGCACCGCCCCTGGCTACGGAAGCATCTCCGGATTTCAGCCGGAAGGCGGCACCACTTGGGGATATTGGGAGCTACGAGGACGAAATTGAAGATTTCAGTGACGAGGAGCCACCACGAG GCATGACACCATCAGTTGGTAGTTGCAGGACTTCTAGCAATTCAAAATTCTCTCTTCTGAACCGCAGTGTACTGATGACTCAATCAACAAGCAAAGCCAAGACAACAAAATCTACACCAATGTCAAATTCTGTTGCTTCAAAACCCCTAGAAGAAAGCTGCACGAAGAAGCTACTTCCTAAGATAACAATAAGCCCACTGAGGAAAATTTATTTTGTTGATTCGGACACTGATTCAGATGATAACAGGAAACAAAGTAAACCAAAGAAGCCCATGAGTCCTATCAAGAAGAGACAGGAATCCGTGCACAAGTATATGCAGAAGAAGCCTGTATCGCAGCAAAACAGTAAATCTGAAGGGAGCACTGTTGTCCAGAAGAGTGAAGATATACTGAAGGACAGTTGGGCGACACCTGCTCTTGATGACTTCTGCAGCGAGTATTTCAAATCTGTCCAACACTCAACACCATCCCAGCAGACAAAAACCAACAGTTTTTCTGGCTCCAAGGTTTCACGACCATACAGCTCTGTTAGTGAAATTGGGGAACATTTCCAGCATGAAAGCACTTCAACCGGAGTTGTACTCGAAGAGAATCTGACGGACAACCATCCACCTGCCATGCATTATTTCTGTCACCGTGATCAGATGGTGCAGAACCTGGTCCGTGAAAGATTAAAGCACTTTGTTCCCATTGGGGCTGGCACTTCCGAGGGAAATGAGTACATTGTAGAAGAAAATCTGAACTACAG TAGGAGCCAGTTTGGCCAGAGTAGTGGTGCTAATGATCGGTGGGTGACTCCCAACAGTAGGACTTCTGTCCCAACAGATTTTGGCAAAAGAAGGGTACATGCTGGGGGAAGTCAGTCTGGCTCTGGCCATTGGTTCACTGGAGAGGATGGCAGGAAG GTTTATGTCTCTAAAAATGGACAGGAGTTAACTGGCCGTGATGCCTATAAACAATACAGAAAG GAAAGCGGCAAGGGATTTcgcaacttcaagaagaagaaaagTACAGTCAAGAAGGAAGGTTCTGCTAGAGCCAAACGGGGTTCTTCTACGGCAAACAAGGCCAGTTCCAGTTCCACAGCAAAGCGAAGCTCAGGAGCCAAAAGGAAGCGATGA
- the LOC119356538 gene encoding pollen-specific leucine-rich repeat extensin-like protein 2 isoform X2 gives MDFTAPSFSLGLDLDDPTPADADDGGDPREEARGYEAPDAPSFSLGLDFECYDDDDGDEPRIPAGGRSEGVAQRYEAPDAPSFSLGLGFDDDDGGAGEPQIPAGARREERPRRYEAPDAPSFSLGLDDDDDGGGASEPHHLPAGGRRKEQAPRYEAPDAPSFSLGLDDDDDFAGGTLDPDPLPPQPETNRLKRLRRGPAPGYEAPDAPSFSLGIDDDDNFVAGGALDPDPLPPQPETNRLKRLRRGPAPRSMAPPPPPLPPPPPPRAAPPLATEASPDFSRKAAPLGDIGSYEDEIEDFSDEEPPRGMTPSVGSCRTSSNSKFSLLNRSVLMTQSTSKAKTTKSTPMSNSVASKPLEESCTKKLLPKITISPLRKIYFVDSDTDSDDNRKQSKPKKPMSPIKKRQESVHKYMQKKPVSQQNSKSEGSTVVQKSEDILKDSWATPALDDFCSEYFKSVQHSTPSQQTKTNSFSGSKVSRPYSSVSEIGEHFQHESTSTGVVLEENLTDNHPPAMHYFCHRDQMVQNLVRERLKHFVPIGAGTSEGNEYIVEENLNYRSQFGQSSGANDRWVTPNSRTSVPTDFGKRRVHAGGSQSGSGHWFTGEDGRKVYVSKNGQELTGRDAYKQYRKESGKGFRNFKKKKSTVKKEGSARAKRGSSTANKASSSSTAKRSSGAKRKR, from the exons ATGGATTTCACGGCCCCCTCCTTCTCCCTCGGCCTCGACCTCGACGACCCGACCcccgccgacgccgacgacggaGGCGACCCGCGCGAGGAGGCGCGAGGGTACGAGGCGCCCGACGCGCCGTCCTTCTCTCTGGGTCTCGATTTCGAGTgctacgacgacgacgacggcgacgagccCCGGATCCCTGCCGGGGGCCGCTCTGAGGGGGTCGCGCAACGGTACGAGGCGCCTGACGCCCCCTCGTTCTCGCTCGGCCTCGGcttcgacgacgacgacgggggCGCCGGCGAGCCCCAGATCCCCGCTGGAGCCCGCCGGGAGGAGCGGCCGCGGCGTTACGAGGCGCCCGACGCGCCCTCGTTCTCCCTCGGattggacgacgacgacgacggggggGGAGCCAGCGAACCCCACCACCTCCCCGCTGGAGGCCGCCGGAAGGAGCAGGCGCCGCGCTACGAGGCGCCCGACGCGCCCTCGTTCTCCCTCGgactcgacgacgacgacgactttgCCGGCGGAACCCTTGACCCGGACCCCCTGCCTCCGCAACCGGAGACGAATCGACTGAAGAGGTTGCGGAGGGGTCCTGCGCCGGGTTACGAGGCGCCCGACGCGCCCTCGTTCTCACTCGGAATCGACGACGACGACAACTTCGTTGCCGGCGGAGCCCTTGACCCGGACCCCCTGCCTCCGCAGCCGGAGACGAATCGACTGAAGAGGTTGCGGAGAGGCCCTGCACCGCGTTCtatggcgcctcctcctcctcctcttcctcctcctcctcctcctagggcAGCACCGCCCCTGGCTACGGAAGCATCTCCGGATTTCAGCCGGAAGGCGGCACCACTTGGGGATATTGGGAGCTACGAGGACGAAATTGAAGATTTCAGTGACGAGGAGCCACCACGAG GCATGACACCATCAGTTGGTAGTTGCAGGACTTCTAGCAATTCAAAATTCTCTCTTCTGAACCGCAGTGTACTGATGACTCAATCAACAAGCAAAGCCAAGACAACAAAATCTACACCAATGTCAAATTCTGTTGCTTCAAAACCCCTAGAAGAAAGCTGCACGAAGAAGCTACTTCCTAAGATAACAATAAGCCCACTGAGGAAAATTTATTTTGTTGATTCGGACACTGATTCAGATGATAACAGGAAACAAAGTAAACCAAAGAAGCCCATGAGTCCTATCAAGAAGAGACAGGAATCCGTGCACAAGTATATGCAGAAGAAGCCTGTATCGCAGCAAAACAGTAAATCTGAAGGGAGCACTGTTGTCCAGAAGAGTGAAGATATACTGAAGGACAGTTGGGCGACACCTGCTCTTGATGACTTCTGCAGCGAGTATTTCAAATCTGTCCAACACTCAACACCATCCCAGCAGACAAAAACCAACAGTTTTTCTGGCTCCAAGGTTTCACGACCATACAGCTCTGTTAGTGAAATTGGGGAACATTTCCAGCATGAAAGCACTTCAACCGGAGTTGTACTCGAAGAGAATCTGACGGACAACCATCCACCTGCCATGCATTATTTCTGTCACCGTGATCAGATGGTGCAGAACCTGGTCCGTGAAAGATTAAAGCACTTTGTTCCCATTGGGGCTGGCACTTCCGAGGGAAATGAGTACATTGTAGAAGAAAATCTGAACTACAG GAGCCAGTTTGGCCAGAGTAGTGGTGCTAATGATCGGTGGGTGACTCCCAACAGTAGGACTTCTGTCCCAACAGATTTTGGCAAAAGAAGGGTACATGCTGGGGGAAGTCAGTCTGGCTCTGGCCATTGGTTCACTGGAGAGGATGGCAGGAAG GTTTATGTCTCTAAAAATGGACAGGAGTTAACTGGCCGTGATGCCTATAAACAATACAGAAAG GAAAGCGGCAAGGGATTTcgcaacttcaagaagaagaaaagTACAGTCAAGAAGGAAGGTTCTGCTAGAGCCAAACGGGGTTCTTCTACGGCAAACAAGGCCAGTTCCAGTTCCACAGCAAAGCGAAGCTCAGGAGCCAAAAGGAAGCGATGA